Proteins encoded in a region of the Prunus persica cultivar Lovell chromosome G4, Prunus_persica_NCBIv2, whole genome shotgun sequence genome:
- the LOC18780492 gene encoding U-box domain-containing protein 4, with product MVSLQDSHSSSNHFPPHTRNFYSPSSTKIHRQTGRSMRTIRSNIYHDDQSRNSFTTERSSFVSENLTDSVIDMRLGELALRTHGSAAKSASSDEEFLQLSQAFSDFSACSSDISGELQRLATLPSPENAPTSEPEPEVPEEPCQGFLQRENFSTEIIESISPEDLLPTVKICVDGLQSPSIAIKQSAAAKLRLLAKNRADNRALIGESGAVPALIPLLRCSDPWTQEHAVTALLNLSLHESNKAIITNAGAIKSLVYVLKTGTETSKQNAACALLSLALIEENKSSIGACGAIPPLVSLLISGSTRGKKDALTTLYKLCSIKPNKERAVNAGAVKPLVALVAEQGTGLAEKAMVVLSSLAGVEEGKEAIVEEGGLAALVEAIEDGSVKGKEFAVLTLLQLCTESVRNRGLLVREGGIPPLVALSQTGTLRAKHKAETLLGYLREPRQEASSSAL from the exons ATGGTTTCTCTACAAGATTCTCATTCCAGCTCCAACCACTTCCCTCCTCACACCCGAAACTTCTACTCCCCCTCCTCCACCAAAATCCACAGGCAAACAGGCCGTTCCATGCGCACCATTCGCTCCAACATCTACCACGACGATCAATCCCGAAACTCCTTCACCACCGAAAGATCGTCCTTCGTCTCCGAGAACTTGACCGATTCCGTCATCGACATGCGTCTCGGCGAGCTCGCCTTGCGCACCCACGGCTCGGCTGCCAAGTCCGCCTCCTCCGACGAAGAGTTTCTCCAGCTCTCCCAAGCCTTCAGCGATTTCTCCGCCTGCAGCAGCGACATCTCCGGAGAATTACAGAGACTCGCTACTTTGCCGTCGCCGGAAAACGCGCCTACCTCCGAACCCGAGCCGGAGGTGCCGGAGGAACCCTGCCAGGGGTTTTTGCAAAGGGAGAACTTCTCCACCGAGATCATCGAGAGCATTTCGCCGGAGGATCTTCTACCGACGGTCAAGATCTGCGTCGACGGTCTCCAATCGCCGTCGATTGCCATCAAGCAATCTGCTGCGGCCAAGCTCAGGCTTTTAGCGAAGAACCGGGCGGACAATCGCGCTTTGATAGGCGAGTCCGGTGCGGTCCCTGCTTTAATTCCTCTGCTCCGGTGCAGCGACCCGTGGACTCAGGAGCACGCCGTCACGGCCCTGCTCAACCTCTCTCTGCACGAATCGAACAAGGCGATAATCACCAATGCCGGAGCTATAAAATCGTTAGTGTACGTGCTCAAAACCGGGACGGAGACCTCGAAGCAAAACGCTGCGTGTGCGCTCTTGAGCCTGGCCCTAATTGAAGAGAACAAGAGCTCAATCGGAGCGTGCGGGGCCATCCCGCCGTTGGTTTCGCTGTTAATAAGTGGATCCACGAGGGGCAAAAAAGACGCCTTGACGACCCTGTATAAGCTCTGCTCGATAAAGCCCAACAAAGAGAGGGCAGTGAACGCCGGAGCTGTGAAGCCGCTGGTGGCGCTAGTGGCGGAGCAGGGGACGGGCTTGGCGGAGAAGGCGATGGTGGTGCTGAGTAGCTTGGCTGGGGTTGAGGAGGGGAAGGAGGCCATTGTGGAGGAAGGTGGGCTTGCGGCGCTTGTGGAGGCCATTGAAGATGGGTCGGTCAAAGGGAAGGAGTTTGCGGTGTTGACGCTGTTGCAGCTGTGTACTGAGAGTGTGAGAAACAGAGGGTTGCTGGTGAGGGAAGGAGGGATTCCACCTTTGGTTGCGCTTTCGCAGACTGGGACTCTTAGAGCTAAGCACAAG GCTGAAACGCTTCTTGGGTATCTGAGAGAACCGAGGCAAGAAGCGTCCTCTTCAGCCCtttag
- the LOC18779009 gene encoding ras-related protein RABA5a, with protein MAFYSEEEKTEDYLFKIVLIGDSAVGKSNLLARFARDEFYPNSKSTIGVEFQTQKMDINGKEIKAQIWDTAGQERFRAVTSAYYRGAVGALLVYDISRRQTFDSIGRWLNELHTHSDMNVVTILIGNKSDLKDAREVPTSEGKALAEAQGLFFMETSALDSSNVVAAFQMVVKEIYNILSRKVMISQELKKQDPSWVGNGKTVVLQGDGNQEDAAAEPKKGGCCSS; from the exons ATGGCTTTTTATTCGGAGGAGGAAAAGACTGAGGATTATCTGTTCAAGATTGTTTTAATTGGTGATTCAGCGGTCGGAAAATCTAATTTGCTTGCAAGATTTGCTAGAGATGAGTTCTACCCAAATTCAAAGTCAACTATAGGAGTAGAGTTCCAAACCCAAAAGATGGATATCAATGGTAAAGAAATCAAAGCACAGATCTGGGATACAGCTGGTCAAGAGCGGTTCAGGGCTGTTACATCCGCATATTATAGAGGTGCTGTTGGAGCTCTTTTGGTGTATGATATCAGTAGACGCCAGACATTTGATAGCATTGGCAGATGGCTTAATGAACTCCACA CTCACTCCGACATGAATGTAGTTACAATACTTATTGGTAACAAGTCTGATCTCAAGGATGCCAGGGAGGTACCTACTTCTGAAGGCAAGGCGTTGGCAGAAGCACAGGGTTTGTTTTTCATGGAAACATCTGCTCTCGATTCATCCAACGTTGTCGCCGCCTTTCAGATGGTTGTGAAAGAGATCTACAACATACTAAGCCGAAAAGTTATGATATCTCAGGAGCTCAAGAAACAGGACCCTAGCTGGGTGGGGAATGGGAAGACGGTAGTTTTACAGGGAGATGGGAACCAAGAAGACGCAGCTGCTGAGCCTAAAAAAGGTGGGTGCTGCTCATCTTAG
- the LOC18780668 gene encoding inositol transporter 4, whose product MVEGGAHPSSKTEFTECWRTTWKTPYIMRLALSAGIGGLLFGYDTGVISGALLYIREDFREVDRKTWLQETIVSMAVAGAIIGAAFGGWMNDALGRKKSILIADVVFFVGAIVMAVAPAPWVIIIGRIIVGVGVGMASMTAPLYISEASPHRIRGALVSTNGMLITGGQFLSYLINLAFTKAPGTWRWMLGVAGLPAVVQFILMLSLPESPRWLYRENKVDEARAILAKIYPAEEVDDELKALHESVEFEKAEEGTAGNGMFGKLKGALSNTVVRRGLYAGITVQVAQQFVGINTVMYYSPTIVQFAGFASNQTAMALSLITSGLNVVGTLISMCFVDRYGRRRLMIISMFGIITCLVVLAGVFYYAAANSPKISNLESARFGNNSTCPAYGSASNPASWNCMTCLKQDCAFCSSKVKDLAPGACLAANDNIRDSCREDRRTWYSKGCPSKIGIFAVILLGLYIIMYAPGMGTVPWIVNSEIYPLRYRGIGGGIAAVSNWTANLIVSETYLTLTKALGSAGTFLLFAGFSLIGLIFIYFLVPETKGMQFEEVEKLLQKGFRPKLFAPKDTKGKAKVEE is encoded by the exons atggtggagggGGGAGCCCACCCTTCTAGTAAAACAGAGTTCACAGAGTGCTGGAGGACAACATGGAAGACGCCTTACATTATGCGTCTCGCGCTCTCTGCCGGCATTGGAGGCCTCCTTTTCGGTTACGATACAG GTGTAATCTCCGGGGCATTACTATACATTCGTGAGGACTTTCGCGAAGTTGACAGGAAAACATGGCTGCAGGAGACCATAGTGAGTATGGCAGTTGCAGGCGCCATCATTGGGGCTGCATTTGGTGGATGGATGAACGATGCCCTTGGCCGGAAAAAATCAATCCTGATCGCGGACGTGGTGTTCTTCGTGGGTGCAATAGTTATGGCTGTGGCTCCAGCTCCGTGGGTGATCATCATTGGAAGAATTATAGTTGGTGTGGGAGTCGGAATGGCTTCCATGACCGCACCCCTTTACATCTCGGAAGCTTCTCCTCATAGAATCAGAGGAGCTCTTGTTAGCACAAACGGTATGTTGATTACAGGAGGACAATTCCTGTCATACCTCATCAATCTGGCCTTCACGAAAGCTCCTGgaacgtggcgttggatgctTGGAGTCGCAGGACTTCCAGCTGTGGTTCAGTTCATATTGATGTTGTCGCTTCCTGAGTCTCCCAGATGGCTCTACAGAGAG AACAAGGTGGATGAAGCTAGGGCCATTTTAGCAAAAATCTATCCTGCTGAAGAGGTGGATGATGAACTGAAAGCCTTGCATGAATCCGTGGAATTTGAAAAGGCTGAGGAAGGAACAGCTGGGAATGGCATGTTCGGAAAACTAAAGGGTGCATTGAGCAACACCGTGGTCCGAAGAGGACTTTATGCAGGAATCACTGTGCAAGTAGCTCAGCAATTTGTAGGAATTAATACTGTCATGTATTACAGCCCAACCATCGTTCAATTTGCCGGGTTCGCGTCCAACCAGACGGCTATGGCGCTGTCTTTGATCACCTCCGGTCTCAACGTGGTTGGCACCCTCATCAGCATGTGCTTTGTAGATAGATATGGAAGGAGAAGGCTGATGATTATCTCTATGTTTGGGATCATCACTTGCCTGGTGGTGTTAGCTGGGGTGTTTTACTATGCGGCAGCAAATTCTCCCAAGATTAGTAATTTGGAATCTGCTAGGTTTGGCAACAACTCTACATGTCCGGCTTATGGCTCTGCTTCTAACCCTGCATCATGGAACTGCATGACTTGTTTGAAACAAGACTGCGCCTTCTGTTCTAGCAAAGTGAAGGAT CTCGCCCCGGGAGCTTGCTTGGCTGCCAATGATAATATCAGGGATTCGTGTCGCGAGGACCGTCGTACGTGGTACAGCAAAGGTTGTCCCAGCAAAATTGGAATCTTTGCAGTGATCTTACTGGGACTGTACATTATTATGTACGCGCCTGGAATGGGAACCGTACCCTGGATTGTGAACTCAGAGATATACCCTCTGAGATACAGAGGAATAGGTGGAGGGATTGCTGCAGTTTCAAACTGGACAGCCAATCTCATAGTCAGTGAGACATACTTGACCCTCACCAAGGCTCTGGGTTCTGCCGGAACATTTCTACTATTTGCTGGATTTTCTTTAATTGGACTTATATTCATTTACTTCCTGGTTCCTGAAACCAAAGGAATGCAATTTGAAGAAGTTGAGAAGTTGCTTCAGAAAGGCTTCAGACCTAAACTATTTGCTCCCAAGGACACCAAAGGCAAAGCCAAAGTTGAGGAGTAA
- the LOC18778767 gene encoding inositol transporter 4, whose translation MEGGHPPASKTEFTECWRTTWKTPYIMRLALSAGIGGLLFGYDTGVISGALLYIREDFPEVDKKTWLQETIVSMAIAGAIFGAAIGGWMNDAFGRKKSILAADFVFFIGAIVMAVAPAPWVIIIGRILVGLGVGMASMTSPLYISEASPARIRGALVSTNGFLITGGQFLSYLINLAFTRAPGTWRWMLGVAGVPALVQFVLMLSLPESPRWLYRQNKADEARAILEKIYPAEEVEAEMKALHESVQAEKAEEGDAGDGMITKVKGALSNPVVRRGLYAGITVQVAQQFVGINTVMYYSPTIVQFAGFASNQTALALSLITSGLNVVGTVISMCFVDRYGRRRLMIVSMIGIITCLVVLSGVFFQAASHAPHISNLESTHFGKNSTCSAYGSAPNPGSWNCMTCLKADCGFCANKVNYAPGACLALNDDIRSSCRQEHRVWYSKGCPSKVGFFAVILLGLYIIIYAPGMGTVPWIVNSEIYPLRYRGTCGGMAAVANWSANLIVSETFLTLTHALGSAGTFLLFAGISVFGLVAIYLLVPETKGMQFEEVEKLLQKGFRPKPFASKEKQSKNVESS comes from the exons ATGGAGGGAGGACACCCGCCTGCTAGTAAGACAGAGTTCACAGAGTGTTGGAGGACAACATGGAAGACGCCTTACATTATGCGTCTTGCTCTCTCTGCTGGCATTGGAGGCCTCCTTTTCGGATACGATACAG GTGTGATTTCTGGGGCTTTACTATACATTCGTGAGGACTTTCCCGAGGTTGACAAGAAAACATGGCTGCAG GAAACCATAGTGAGTATGGCTATTGCAGGGGCCATCTTTGGTGCTGCAATTGGTGGATGGATGAACGACGCCTTTGGCCGGAAGAAGTCAATTCTAGCTGCAGACTTTGTGTTCTTCATTGGTGCAATAGTTATGGCTGTCGCTCCAGCTCCGTGGGTGATCATAATTGGGAGAATTCTGGTTGGCTTGGGAGTTGGAATGGCTTCCATGACCTCACCGCTCTACATATCAGAAGCCTCTCCTGCTAGAATCAGAGGAGCTCTAGTCAGTACAAATGGTTTTCTAATTACAGGAGGACAATTCTTGTCCTACCTCATCAATCTCGCCTTCACCAGG GCTCCTGGAACCTGGCGCTGGATGCTTGGTGTAGCAGGAGTTCCTGCTTTGGTTCAATTTGTACTGATGTTGTCACTTCCAGAGTCTCCCCGATGGCTCTACAGACAG AATAAGGCAGATGAGGCGAGGGCCATCTTAGAGAAAATTTATCCTGCCGAAGAGGTTGAGGCCGAAATGAAAGCCTTGCATGAATCTGTCCAAGCTGAAAAGGCTGAGGAAGGAGATGCTGGGGATGGCATGATAACAAAAGTAAAGGGTGCTTTGAGCAACCCCGTGGTTCGAAGAGGACTGTATGCAGGCATTACTGTTCAAGTGGCTCAGCAATTTGTGGGTATTAATACAGTTATGTATTACAGCCCAACAATCGTTCAGTTTGCTGGATTTGCATCGAACCAGACGGCTTTAGCACTCTCTCTTATCACTTCTGGCCTCAACGTGGTTGGCACTGTTATCAGCATGTGCTTTGTGGATAGATATGGGAGGAGAAGGCTGATGATTGTTTCTATGATTGGGATTATCACTTGCCTGGTGGTGTTATCTGGAGTGTTTTTCCAGGCAGCATCTCATGCTCCACATATTAGTAACTTGGAATCCACTCACTTTGGTAAAAACTCTACATGTTCAGCTTATGGGTCTGCTCCTAATCCTGGATCATGGAACTGCATGACATGTTTGAAAGCAGACTGTGGTTTCTGTGCTAACAAAGTCAAT TATGCCCCGGGAGCTTGCTTGGCTCTTAACGATGATATCAGGAGTTCGTGTCGCCAAGAACATCGTGTATGGTACAGCAAAGGTTGTCCAAGCAAAGTTGGGTTCTTTGCAGTGATTCTATTGGGATTGTATATCATTATCTATGCACCAGGAATGGGAACTGTACCCTGGATTGTCAACTCAGAAATATACCCACTGAGATACAGAGGCACATGTGGAGGAATGGCTGCAGTTGCAAATTGGAGTGCCAATCTCATTGTGAGTGAGACCTTCTTGACCCTGACTCATGCTCTGGGTTCTGCTGGCACCTTCCTCCTCTTTGCTGGCATTTCTGTCTTTGGACTTGTAGCCATTTACTTGCTGGTTCCTGAAACCAAAGGGATGCAATTTGAGGAGGTTGAGAAGTTGCTTCAGAAAGGCTTTAGACCCAAGCCATTTGCTTCAAAGGAAAAGCAAAGCAAGAATGTTGAATCTTCTTGA
- the LOC18779476 gene encoding putative yippee-like protein Os10g0369500, giving the protein MGRLFIETLSGPRIFKCRYCKVDSASRDDVVSKEFQGRYGRAYLFRNVVNISLGPIEERQLISGLHTVNDVYCSSCQQILGWKYDKAYEPSQKYKEGMYILERERMLKEGW; this is encoded by the exons atggGGCGGCTGTTTATAGAGACGCTGAGTGGgccaaggatcttcaagtgcAGGTATTGCAAGGTGGACTCTGCTTCCCGCGACGACGTCGTTTCCAAGGAGTTTCAGGGCCGTTATGGCAGAGCCTATCTCTTCAGGAATGT GGTAAATATATCTCTTGGGCCTATTGAAGAGAGGCAACTCATTAGCGGATTGCATACAGTGAACGACGTATATTGTAGCTCTTGCCAGCAAATTCTGGGCTGGAAATAT GACAAGGCTTATGAGCCAAGCCAAAAGTATAAAGAAGGAATGTACATCCTGGAGAGGGAACGGATGCTGAAGGAGGGTTGGTGA